In the Bradyrhizobium guangzhouense genome, one interval contains:
- a CDS encoding PrsW family glutamic-type intramembrane protease → MYLIESLPTVIGTAAIAPALLMLWLVIAAEERPGPPAQVWTAFVLGAASISLLGLARAPFAKMVAAPDNPWAALAMHSVFGVALPEEAVKVIAIVLVSSTKRRTFANPMDTVVYGAAVGLGFAAYENLAYLVQHAEMWRSLAALRSVLTVPFHGALGIIAGAYLTIARAGTALGANRHHRDWARLSSRLLIFAGPLALHSAFDFPLLTLQRMPDLDPTLRMWLGGASLLIGFSSIAFAMRLVRRVARHHAPRTDIARERLSQLRRMWALWLAGGGVGFLGLAFVLTSIHHWLINPERNLTLALIPIGFVSILLGLALLVVTTAIYVLGRNRIRTTGDGFSSAHGGG, encoded by the coding sequence ATGTACCTGATTGAATCGTTACCCACCGTCATCGGAACAGCCGCCATCGCACCGGCGCTGCTAATGCTGTGGCTTGTGATTGCCGCGGAGGAACGCCCTGGACCGCCGGCCCAGGTGTGGACGGCGTTCGTGCTCGGCGCAGCCAGTATTTCGCTTCTCGGCCTCGCCCGGGCCCCCTTCGCCAAGATGGTTGCCGCGCCCGACAATCCCTGGGCGGCGCTCGCCATGCATTCGGTCTTCGGCGTCGCGCTGCCCGAGGAGGCCGTAAAGGTGATCGCGATCGTGCTTGTCTCCTCGACCAAGCGGCGGACCTTCGCCAATCCCATGGATACCGTGGTCTATGGCGCCGCCGTCGGCCTTGGCTTCGCGGCCTACGAAAACCTCGCTTATCTGGTCCAGCACGCCGAGATGTGGCGATCGCTGGCGGCGCTGCGCAGCGTTCTCACCGTGCCGTTCCACGGCGCCCTCGGCATCATCGCCGGCGCTTATTTGACGATCGCGCGTGCCGGCACGGCGCTGGGCGCAAACCGCCATCACCGCGATTGGGCCCGCCTCTCCAGCCGCCTGCTGATCTTCGCCGGCCCGCTGGCACTGCATTCGGCCTTCGACTTCCCGCTGCTCACGCTTCAGCGCATGCCGGACCTCGATCCGACCTTGCGAATGTGGCTCGGCGGCGCGAGCCTGCTGATCGGCTTCAGCTCGATTGCCTTCGCGATGCGCCTCGTGCGCCGCGTCGCGCGCCATCACGCGCCCCGCACCGATATCGCGCGGGAACGCCTCAGTCAGCTGCGCCGGATGTGGGCGCTGTGGCTGGCCGGCGGCGGCGTTGGCTTCCTCGGCCTCGCCTTCGTGCTGACCTCGATCCACCACTGGCTCATCAACCCCGAGCGCAATTTGACGCTGGCGCTGATCCCGATCGGCTTCGTCTCGATCCTGCTGGGGCTTGCGCTGTTGGTCGTCACCACTGCGATTTACGTGCTCGGCCGCAACCGCATCCGCACGACCGGCGACGGTTTTTCGTCTGCGCACGGTGGTGGTTGA
- a CDS encoding HdeD family acid-resistance protein — protein sequence MTSPEEFSRLQSAMSKAVKAHWKAFLFEGILLAVLGIAALILPPLASLAITIFLGWMFLISGIGGLIVTYWARAMPGFWWSLISAALAVLAGMLLLARPMQAVLTLTIVLGAYFLAEGVTTIMYALEHRRELSGRWSWLLISGPVDIAIAFMVITGLPSSAEWAIGVLVGINLLFGGSTLIGMALAARKSNS from the coding sequence ATGACATCGCCTGAGGAATTTTCACGGTTGCAATCCGCGATGAGCAAGGCGGTAAAGGCTCATTGGAAGGCCTTTCTGTTCGAAGGCATTTTGCTCGCCGTCCTCGGCATCGCTGCGCTGATCCTGCCGCCGCTCGCGAGCCTTGCCATCACGATCTTCCTCGGATGGATGTTCCTGATCAGCGGCATCGGCGGCTTGATCGTGACCTATTGGGCGCGCGCCATGCCGGGCTTCTGGTGGTCGTTGATCTCCGCAGCGCTCGCCGTACTCGCGGGCATGCTGCTGCTGGCGCGCCCGATGCAGGCCGTGCTGACGCTGACCATCGTGCTCGGCGCCTATTTCCTCGCCGAAGGCGTCACCACCATCATGTACGCGCTGGAGCACCGCCGCGAGCTGAGCGGGCGCTGGTCTTGGCTGCTGATCTCGGGCCCCGTCGACATCGCGATCGCATTCATGGTGATCACGGGATTGCCGAGCTCGGCGGAGTGGGCCATCGGCGTGCTCGTCGGCATCAATCTTTTGTTCGGCGGCTCCACCCTGATCGGCATGGCGTTGGCGGCGCGCAAAAGCAACAGTTGA
- a CDS encoding 3-deoxy-7-phosphoheptulonate synthase, which translates to MLSTTDDLRIRELKELSTPEDVMREVPRTLTATRVVMAARNAIHAILNGQDDRLLVVVGPCSVHDPKAALDYAERLARLREDLADQLEIVMRVYFEKPRTTVGWKGLINDPDLDGSFDINKGLRLARNVLSAINNLGLPAGAEFLDMTTPQYIADLVSWAAIGARTTESQIHRELASGLSCPVGFKNGTDGNVRIAADAVKSASHPHHFMAVTKLGRSAIASTAGNEDCHIILRGGAKPNYDAASVAAACNDLAKSGVAPLVMVDASHANSNKKPENQPLVMADIAGQISGGEKRIMGVMIESNLVAGRQDVVPGKPLTYGQSITDGCIDWATTATVLEQLADAVEIRRNTARAGLHERSA; encoded by the coding sequence GTGCTGAGCACGACCGACGATCTTCGTATCCGCGAACTGAAAGAGCTGAGCACGCCTGAAGACGTGATGCGGGAAGTCCCGCGCACGCTCACGGCGACCCGTGTGGTGATGGCTGCGCGCAACGCCATCCACGCCATCCTCAACGGCCAGGACGACCGGCTGCTGGTCGTCGTCGGCCCTTGCTCGGTGCATGATCCCAAGGCCGCGCTCGACTACGCCGAGCGCCTCGCGCGCTTGCGCGAAGACCTTGCCGACCAGCTCGAGATCGTGATGCGGGTCTATTTCGAGAAACCGCGGACGACAGTCGGTTGGAAAGGCCTGATCAACGACCCGGATCTCGACGGCAGCTTCGACATCAACAAGGGCCTGCGGCTTGCGCGCAACGTGCTGTCGGCCATCAACAATCTCGGCCTGCCCGCCGGCGCAGAATTCCTGGACATGACGACGCCGCAATACATCGCCGATCTCGTCTCCTGGGCTGCGATCGGCGCGCGCACGACCGAGAGCCAGATCCATCGCGAGCTGGCCTCCGGACTCTCCTGCCCCGTCGGCTTCAAGAACGGCACCGACGGCAACGTGCGGATCGCCGCGGACGCGGTGAAGTCGGCCTCGCATCCGCATCACTTCATGGCGGTGACGAAGCTCGGCCGTTCCGCGATCGCCTCGACCGCGGGCAACGAGGACTGCCACATCATCCTGCGCGGCGGAGCCAAGCCCAACTACGACGCGGCAAGCGTCGCGGCGGCCTGCAACGATCTGGCGAAGTCCGGTGTCGCGCCGCTGGTGATGGTGGATGCGAGCCACGCCAATTCGAACAAGAAGCCGGAGAACCAGCCCCTGGTGATGGCCGATATCGCCGGCCAGATCTCGGGCGGCGAGAAGCGCATCATGGGCGTGATGATCGAGAGCAATCTCGTCGCCGGCCGCCAGGACGTAGTGCCCGGCAAGCCGCTAACTTACGGCCAGAGCATCACTGACGGGTGCATTGATTGGGCCACCACAGCCACCGTGCTCGAGCAACTCGCTGATGCGGTCGAGATCCGCCGCAACACTGCGCGCGCCGGACTGCACGAGCGCTCCGCGTAA